The following is a genomic window from Prunus persica cultivar Lovell chromosome G7, Prunus_persica_NCBIv2, whole genome shotgun sequence.
CAATGGTGGGATGACTTTTGTTGAGCATCGGAGCAAGATATGCAGAACCTGCTTCACTAATTTTCTCTAAGACTGTTATCAGATATACAAGCTGTAGCATTACATTGCAATCACTAATCAAGATCAATGCACAATTCTGAGTTTTCTGTTCTCTGCTTTCTTCCTTATTCTTCTCTAAATTCCTCTACTGTCATCAACAACATCGCCTGTACGATTGACAGGAACACAATAAACTTTTCCTGAGCCGCCACTTCCAATCATAATACTTTTTGAAACTCTGAAATTCAACCTCTGAAATAAGGTGAGCTTCCAATCAGAATCCGATCTGTTTCTCTTCCAATAAGCTCTGACCATGAAGAATGATAAGGACAAAGCCAACAAGGACAAAAGTATGCCCAAAGTTAAGATCAATGCAAGATATGTAGACCAAATTTTGCTGGAATTTCGAGgttgaaaattacatatgcTGAGTTTTGCTGAGGGCCTAGCTGCACAGAGACCTTGATTGTCCAAGAAGCTTCTGTCATAAGCAggattttcaaattcaattggGATCTTCCCAGATAGGTGATTGGAAGAAAGATTGAAGTTGCTGAGCTTCAGATTCCCAAGTTGAGCTGGAATTTGGCCAGAAAATTGGTTTTCTGAAAGGTCCAGTTCAGTAATGACTGGTAGAAGACCAAGTCCTGCTGGAATTGGTCCAGAGAGTTGATTTCGACTCAAATTAAGAGCGTTGAGTGATTTCCATGATATAATCTCTGATGGAAGGAAGCCAGTAAGCTGATTCTGATCAAGAGAAAGAGTGATTAAGCTAGGAAGAGTAGTAAGTTTCTGAGGGATAGTACCGTTAAAAAGGTTATTACCGGCGTCAAAAACCTTCAAGTTCCAGGATGACACCCCGGTTGGAATGTTACCTGAAAATCTGTTATCTCTTATTTCCAGCCGTGTAAGATTCCGAGACATTTTCTCAGGAAGCTCACCGGTAAGAGAGTTGTTGCTCATCAGCACGTGAATCAAGTTTGGTGCTGTCCACATGCCACTAGGAATGTTCCCAGACAATCCATTACCATAAACCTTCACTTCTGTTAAACTAGTGCAATTTCCAAGAGAGCTTGGTAACTCCCCAGTGAGATTGTTCTCATAAGCTACAAGTGTTGACAGCTTACCCCAATAGCACAAATGGTCTGGCAGTTTGCCAGTGAGCCTATTCCCCGAAACCTCGAACCCTTCAAGCTCTGAATACCTTCCAAAGTCTGGAGGCAATGTTCCAGACAAATTATTGATGAACACTCTGAACTGTTTGAGATTTGGTAAACGGCCAATGCTTGCTGGAACAGCACCAGAAAAAccatttaaaaacaaagctAACCATGTTAATTTGGTAAGGTTTCCATAATCTTGTGGTATTGGGCCTGTTAAATAGTTTGTAGAAATATCAATGACAGTCAAGTTCAATGCTTCAACCACTTGAGGTACATCCCCAGACAGGCTGTTGTTGTAGAGATAGATTATACTCAAATTCTtcaacagaaacaaaacacTTGGGATTGTCCCATTTAAACTGTTGTATGCCAAATCCAATTCTTCCAGTGCTGCCATTTCTCCAAGTGTTCCGGGGAGTTCTCCAATCAAATTCGATCCGCGTATATACAAATTCTTCAAGTTTTTCAACTTGGTGAAATTGGAAGGCAGATTCCATGGCACAAGTTTTGTATTGAAAGAGAGACTTAGGTGTTTAAGATTGGACAAGTTACCTATTTCTGGTGGCACGGAACCATTAAAGTTGTTCATATACAGCTGCAGGTTCCTGAGCTCTTGTAACCGCCCAATAGCCGCCGGTATGTCACCAGAAAAGTAGTTAGCGCTAAGGTCAAGGTATTGAAGCCTAGGCAAGCTGTCGATATTGTCAGGAATCTTGCCATCAAAGGAATTTTGAGAGAGGTTCAAGTACTGTAGCTTTGAACAGTTGTAGAAAGCTTTTGGGAACTCTCCAGCAAAGTAGTTGTAGCTGAGATCAATGAGTGTGAGGTTCTTGAGATCACAAATGAAAGGTGGAACTGGTAGAGTGATTTTCGTGTTGACCAGAGACAATCCGGTTACGGAGTTGTTTGTGCAGGTGATCTCAGGCTGCCAGGAACAGTGGGAAGTGTTTGATGTTGATGGAATCCAATGGCTGAGGAACGGTGGAGATTGCAAGTATGACTTTAGTTTTAGCAGAACAGCTTGTTCTTGGTCTTGCAATGACTGAGAGTTGGCATGGCTGATGAGGAGGAGggggaggaagagaaggaagcagAGATGGATGTGGAGAGAAGATGTTAGGGTTGGtatagtcatttggtgatggAGGTTCAGAAGTTGGTTTGTTCCCGCGGCATGAACTCTGGTTTTGAGGACAAGACAAGTAAGTTAGGGGAAGTTGATTTCCTTATAGTGTTGGAAAGTGGAAACTTCAAAACCATTTGCAGGGCCACAAACAAATGCAAGCTTTTGGCAATTTGAGTGGAGGACCTGGAAAATGATGGTCAACGGAGACCATTTAGTCTACGACCAATTAGTGGAGGACCTGGAAAATGATGGCAATTTGAGTGGAGGAACTGGAAAATGATTGTGCTTATCCGTTAGCTCAGCTGTTaacttattatatttaattgtttttttacaaGAAACAAGTTATATCAGGAGCCCAACcagttgactttttgttttgttttgatcaaATGGGGGTTCGGGGGTTTCGAACTTGGTACCTCATCCAGCGTGAGGAAGAGAAGTAGCACTAGACCAAAAGCTACTTGATACCAGTTGACATTCTATATATGTTATGGTTATGGCAGCTAAGATCCTCTCCTTCCTTCCTTGCCAAAGTTTTAAACTGCAAGAAATTATATTGTTAAAGCCGCAAATGTCTGCAGAAGATAATGCAAGTTTTCGAATAAAACAAGGCAGGCTGAAAGCCAAACGTGACGTACGTGAAAGGCAAGACGGCATTGAAAGTTCCTTCCCGGAATGTCACGTGTGATCAGAGAACGCCATTGTTGAATGAAGACCTGATTTAttgctttttaatttttaacggaAGACTTTGATcccatattattattattttcaatcgAAACATTCTGAAGGGTAAGAAGAATAACGGCAGCACGTCTGGTTTTCCACTGATACAGACAGGGGAaggagaaaaatggaaaataaaattccacTGGCAAAGAAAAGTTTCAGAGGTGTGACGAAATGGCATTAACTCATGTGGGTGGGTTGTTGTCCTGACCCTAACACACTCACATTTGTTTCTTTCAGTTCCAGAAGATgcacaaaatttcaattcatGTGGGCTTTTAACTTTGGAGAAAAGTTGAGTGATGATATCAAATCAATGGGTTTTGGTGGAAATAGATTTGTAGTCAAATATATTGACTGCATTATTTCTAGAAGCTGATAGTGAAAAGCAGTATGCATCCAGATGCAGTGTCACTTGTGAGCTTTTGAGTCAAAAACCAAGCGTCAAGGACCTTGCTGATAACTTAATAAAATCAAAAAGTTCTTTAgatattaattaagggataTGATTTCCCCACTCCCCTTTTCTCCACCtacactcccttttgcttgttaatactttttaatcaattttgttcattttctttcctattctacctTTACCTTGCTGAGCAGGCCTGTGAATGCAATCCCGAAAGTTGCCCCAAACAACCGCAGGCAAGAGCCCCCTCACAAGGCAGAAGAGCCAAAGTTGCAAGCATTCACAGGAAAGAAGTATACCCTGAAAGGGTGAAGTTAGGGCATATAGATCCTTCATCTAAAACATATGAATTAAACACTTAGCTAATATGTAAAGGGTTAGGAACGGCTATGGTTGAAAACTTGGATAACAACACCCAGAGTGGGAGAATCTGTTTCCTTTATTATTTCCTTGTTCTGAATACCatcaattaaattttgaagCAAGTGGAACTGTTATCTTTTCTACTCCTTGTTCTCTGATTCTTccttttgtaattttcataCATGATTGGTGCTATTAAAataagggagattcactattatacccaatatatgagctgaaattattatttaaaaaaaaaaaaacccttataTGAAATAGATTTTAGAAAGACACCCAAAGcctatttacaacataacaaaaaggcttttagcttattttaaattacaaaactatcactaatttcttaaaacaaacccaactccaaaatctcataaaaaaacccaaaacaccaaaagggcatcaaagtaacttaataatcaaaattaaatttaatagggCCACTgtcattttttaggttttttcttttttttatagaaattaaatggtgtagagtttatctatattattagtgctaagaatgggtacATGACTAAATATCCCTTAAAATAACAACTCAATGTACGTAATAAATATCTTTCATacatacattatacataattGGAACCGTTTGGTTGTTAAGCTCATTTATCCTGGATTGGATTGCGTAATAAAATAGGGGATGTAAACTGTGAGTAGTTTACTTTTGTTGCTTGCACTCTCAGGGAATTAAGTTGCTTGCATCTCTAAATCTTCTCAATGGTGGGGTGACTTTTGTTGAGCATCGGAGCAAGATATGCAGAACCTCCTTCATGGAAGGCCTAGCAGAAGGAAGTGTCTCGGTGCAATAGATGCCAAGTTTGAAAACGGAGCACATTTCATCCAAGTAACAAGGTTCTTTGATGTCCTGGTCCAGAGCATCGACAAGTGGGTAGTTTTCTTGAAAGTGGTGCCGCGCCCATTCAGCAAGAGAAGTGTGTTCGTCGCCATCATTAGCTTCCCTTCCAGTGGTCAACTCCAGAAGGATGACCCCATAACTATATACATCAATCTTCTCGTTCACTCGTGTTGTGTGAGCATATTCTGCCATCAGGTTAGAAAACCCGGTTGACTGAGATTGCTAATGGAAACAGAGGAAAAATAACACACGTTTCTTTAGGAACTAGACTCCAACATTTGTGGGGGTGTAATGTTTACCTGGGGCAATGTAGCCGAAGGAGCCAGCAACAGCTGACAGTGTAACAAGTTCTCCGTGCTTGACCAAGATCTTGGCTAGACCAAAATCAGCTATTTTTGCATTAAAATCAGAGTCCAACAAAATGTTACTCGATTTCATGTCTCGATGCACAACGGGTGGCACACAGTCGTGATGCATGTAGCAGAGGCCCCGAGCAGCTCCCACTGCAATCTGCAACCTCTTAGGCCAGTCCAGCACAACATGGTGGACTGAACTCGTGAGATTGGATGGCCTGTTTCTCTTGTGAAGCCATTGATCCAGGCTTCGATTCTCTGAGTACTCATAGACAAGAAGTTTTGAATTGTCCTTGGATATACAGCACATCAGCTTCACTATGTTGGCATGTCGTATGGAACTCAATATCTTGACTTCTGCAAGAAATTCTTTTTCAAGCTTCTCTTCTAACTTCTTATCTTTCCAAATCTTTTTCACGGCAACAACATCGCCTGTACGATTGACAGGAACACAATAAACTTTTCCTGAGTCGCCGCTTCCAATCATATTACTTTCTGTCAATCCTGAGAATTTTTGACACTCTGAAATTCAACCTCTGAAATGCGGTGAGCTTCCAATCAGAATCCGATCTGTTTCTCTTCCAATAAGCTTTGACCATGAAGAATGATAAGGACAAAGCCCACAAGGACAAAAGTATGCCGAAAGTTAAGATCAATGCACGATATGTAGACGAAATTTTGCTGGACTTTAGAGGTTGAGAATTACATATGCTGAGTTTTGCTGAGGGGTTAGTCGCACAGAGACCTTGATTGTCCAAGAAGCTTACGTCATAAGCAggattttcaaattcaattggGATCTTCCCAGATAGGTGATTGGAAGAGAGATTGAAGTTGCTGAGCGTCAGATGCCCAAGTTGAGCTGGAATTTGGCCAGAAAGTTGGTTTTCTGAAAGGTCCAGTGCAGTAAGGACTGGTAGAAACCCAAGTCCCGCTGGAATTGGTCC
Proteins encoded in this region:
- the LOC18771457 gene encoding receptor-like protein kinase HSL1 isoform X1, yielding MTIPTLTSSLHIHLCFLLFLPLLLISHANSQSLQDQEQAVLLKLKSYLQSPPFLSHWIPSTSNTSHCSWQPEITCTNNSVTGLSLVNTKITLPVPPFICDLKNLTLIDLSYNYFAGEFPKAFYNCSKLQYLNLSQNSFDGKIPDNIDSLPRLQYLDLSANYFSGDIPAAIGRLQELRNLQLYMNNFNGSVPPEIGNLSNLKHLSLSFNTKLVPWNLPSNFTKLKNLKNLYIRGSNLIGELPGTLGEMAALEELDLAYNSLNGTIPSVLFLLKNLSIIYLYNNSLSGDVPQVVEALNLTVIDISTNYLTGPIPQDYGNLTKLTWLALFLNGFSGAVPASIGRLPNLKQFRVFINNLSGTLPPDFGRYSELEGFEVSGNRLTGKLPDHLCYWGKLSTLVAYENNLTGELPSSLGNCTSLTEVKVYGNGLSGNIPSGMWTAPNLIHVLMSNNSLTGELPEKMSRNLTRLEIRDNRFSGNIPTGVSSWNLKVFDAGNNLFNGTIPQKLTTLPSLITLSLDQNQLTGFLPSEIISWKSLNALNLSRNQLSGPIPAGLGLLPVITELDLSENQFSGQIPAQLGNLKLSNFNLSSNHLSGKIPIEFENPAYDRSFLDNQGLCAARPSAKLSICNFQPRNSSKIWSTYLALILTLGILLSLLALSLSFFMVRAYWKRNRSDSDWKLTLFQRLNFRVSKSIMIGSGGSGKVYCVPVNRTGDVVDDSRGI
- the LOC18771457 gene encoding LRR receptor-like serine/threonine-protein kinase HSL2 isoform X2 encodes the protein MTIPTLTSSLHIHLCFLLFLPLLLISHANSQSLQDQEQAVLLKLKSYLQSPPFLSHWIPSTSNTSHCSWQPEITCTNNSVTGLSLVNTKITLPVPPFICDLKNLTLIDLSYNYFAGEFPKAFYNCSKLQYLNLSQNSFDGKIPDNIDSLPRLQYLDLSANYFSGDIPAAIGRLQELRNLQLYMNNFNGSVPPEIGNLSNLKHLSLSFNTKLVPWNLPSNFTKLKNLKNLYIRGSNLIGELPGTLGEMAALEELDLAYNSLNGTIPSVLFLLKNLSIIYLYNNSLSGDVPQVVEALNLTVIDISTNYLTGPIPQDYGNLTKLTWLALFLNGFSGAVPASIGRLPNLKQFRVFINNLSGTLPPDFGRYSELEGFEVSGNRLTGKLPDHLCYWGKLSTLVAYENNLTGELPSSLGNCTSLTEVKVYGNGLSGNIPSGMWTAPNLIHVLMSNNSLTGELPEKMSRNLTRLEIRDNRFSGNIPTGVSSWNLKVFDAESAYWLPSIRDYIMEITQRS